The DNA segment CGCCAGCCCGCCACCATTGTTAGCGTCGAATAATTAAGCGGCCGGTGGAGCTGGAGGCGCTGGCGGCGTCGGGCCGCTTAGGCCTAGGCGGAATTTGATGCGGTCAACTACATCGGATATGACGGCTTGGGATTTGACCAAATAGTCATCGACGCCCAACTGCTTAGCTTTTTGCTGATCAGCTGGTTGAGACAGAGCGGTCAGAATAATAATTTTGATTTTGGCCGTCTCCGGCGTGTTACGCAAAATGTCTAGCACATCAAAGCCGCTGATTTTGGGCATCATGACATCTAACAATATCAAATCCGGTTTAAAGGCCATGGCCTGAGAGAGCGCGTCTTCGCCATTGGCGCAGTGGGCCACTTCAAAATTTTCGGCTTCCAAGCGGGTTTTATAAACTTGGGCCAAACCCTCATCGTCTTCGACTAGTAAAATCTTAGGTTTCATCATTCCTCCGCGGCTAACTAGCTTGTCTGGCTTATCTTACCCTAGGCCGGGGCAATCGAGCAAGTCGATTCACTTAATTAAGAGTTAAGATACAAACCTGGCATCTTATGTTTACTGAACCTTAAAGAAAAATATAACGCCCCTAGGACACATCGCATAGTTAGCGATGCATACCTAAGGGCATAATACGGTCTTTCAACCCCCTATCCGAGGTAGTCATCTGGAAGGTCACCCTCTCCAGGCATGATTAATCCGTCTCCGGACGATGGACTCCAATTGATATGCTGACCTTCGCTGAGCTTGGCCAGCACTCGCTCGAGATCGAAGTCCATGTAAGTCCGAGCGTTGGTAACTGTTTTGTAGATGCTCTCATAGCGAAGCCATGCCAGCATTCCAACCCGAACGGTCTCTATAGAACCCAGCCGCCTGTCGATTGCTACGAGGGAAACACAATGTTGGATAATGACCAGCCTGGGTTCGTCTGTAGTCAGATCGTCGTCGATCTTTTCAAACAGGTGGACAACGATCAAGAAATCGCCAAGTGTGAAGTACTTCGGCAGGCCTATGTCAGCCGAAAGAGGTTCGCAAACCTCATTTAACGAGCGAGCGATGTCCGCCAGAGTCTGGTTGACAATCTCGATTCGACGCACTTTTCGCGCACTTGCAGCACGCTCTTCTTGGACCTGGGCTTCGGTCTCAGCCATGAGCTGAGCATCCCGATCATCTGCGATCTTCTTGCTAAGGGACACAGGGGCTCGCTTTCGAATTGGAGGAATTTCAAAGAATAGTTATAAGATAGCATAAATTTCTGTTTAGT comes from the Candidatus Saccharimonadales bacterium genome and includes:
- a CDS encoding response regulator, with amino-acid sequence MMKPKILLVEDDEGLAQVYKTRLEAENFEVAHCANGEDALSQAMAFKPDLILLDVMMPKISGFDVLDILRNTPETAKIKIIILTALSQPADQQKAKQLGVDDYLVKSQAVISDVVDRIKFRLGLSGPTPPAPPAPPAA